Within the Rosa rugosa chromosome 2, drRosRugo1.1, whole genome shotgun sequence genome, the region TCATTGTTGATGTAGTCATTACATCTTCTTACTGCAATCGAATAACCACAGATACTATAGTTGCTTATTTCCTGGAACTACCAATGTAGGATTTACCTCCAGCTAGAGAAAAGATTCAATCTCAACCGACACATTCTATGCTGCAGGATTGTCAAGTATTGATAGACAATCAAGAAACTTGACTTTCCTTCTCCTATCCTGTTCAGTTGATTGGTGAGGCTCGTACTGAGgtagtttttcttctttatctaGAGTAACCCCCATGCAATAGTTTTAAGGCTTGATTTCACACTTGCTAGAAGTCAAATTCGAATATCATTAGGTTTGATATCTAATTTCCAAGGCAAGGCATTTTCTTTTCGTAATGGCCGAAACTTTTTGTGGCACAGAAAAGACTGAGAAGAGTGATGTATCCCAAAACTCTTGTTTCAAGACTTTGCTTTCAAGTTTCCAATATAAAGTCATCAGAAGACCATATGAGGTCAGTGTTTTGTTTTGGTATATATACACAAATAGACACACACACTTTAGTTTCTAGCAAACTTCCTTAGATAAATGATTGcaaaaatccaaaattcttGATCCAGTCCTTCTGAAAACATTGATTTTAGCACAATAGTAGAGACAGTAGTTGCATTATTACCTGAAGAACGATTTCCATGGGTCATTCTACCTCTTGGCATGGGTTAGTAACAGTTGAGAAGTAGCTTAGGGTAGGCAATATAAATTTCCTCTCTCATGCAATACTGTCTACAGTAATTGCAAGCCTTACATTCTCAAACAAGTATTATTTGCTGATGAACTTTAATCACTATTGAGTAGGGTTATTTCTGGACAATATAACCAAAGTAATGGATAGGTTTGATACCTAAAAGATGCCCTTCATGATGCACATATTTCATGCTTGTTCTATatgatattaaaaaaatttatttggcAAACAGTGATTTATAAATAACCAATGTAATGAGTTCATCAACCTGTCAACAGGCTGATGCATGACCGTGACCCTATATCAGATTATATACCCAAGATGAGAAGGTAATGGTTCCAACAGTTCATATTAATAATCTTGTACTGATGTAGTGATGTTTAAAGAGGAGCATTAATATACATGATACTACCTGTTGTTCTAGGTCATCGCAAAATCTATCATACAAGGCAAAGAATACAAGAAGTAGAATTACTTCAAAGGGTATATGAGCTGGGAATTCAAGGAACTGTTATTGGGGCCTTGTGCAGGTTATTGGACGCCTACCCACACATTGAGGTAATTTTCTTTGATCTTGTCTCGTTTTATGGTGTTACGATCATGTATGTTCTGTAATGTAATACAACTTTGCCTATTGTTTGATGATTCTTCATTGGATGACATCATTGCATTACTTTATGTTACTCTGCCATTATGCTGAAGCATTTCCTCCTACATTCTTCCAAATTTTTTTGTCCAAAATCATGATTTTCACCCAAAATTGTGGCCAAATTTTcatgttcttattttctcaCCATAATCTTTCCCTTGGTACATCCTGATTTTTAAGCAATGCTAGAATTGACGGACCTCAAAAATCTAGACCCAATTTTGTTTTACAATTTTTCAAAGTCAGAAAACTGGAAAAATCATAAAAAAGAATGGGGTCTGGATTTTTAAAGTCTGTCAGTTGGAGAAGCTCCTAAAAATCATCACAATTGGCTTCAGATTACCATGCATTTGCCAAATGTATCTTGCTTGGATAATTTTGTTGATTTGGTTCTTCAAGATGGAAGGCATGATGAGCCTGGTGTTTTGTGTCAAGGTTGCTTGTTGGTGATGCTGGCCAGATGGTTAACAAAATAGTTAGGGTTTGTCGAGAAGGTTAAAACAGGTTCTGGCAATTGGAAGTGATTTGGTCTTTATCTTACTCTTCCATTGATTATCTAGAGTGTTCACAAGCATATTGTTGCATTTAAGTGTGGGTTTAAAGTCGAAAAAGTCGAAAGTTATAGGGAATTGATGATGGATTAACTGGTACATCCTTACATGCTACTAGTTTTTTAATTTTCAGCCGATAAAGACATGTTTGAAGGTTTACAACCATAATAACTGCTTTGCAATTGGCTGTTTTGGCATTAATTGTCAGTTTGATTCTTTCTTTTCAAAACAAGTGTTATGTTCTTCCCATTATGTCGTTGCTTTTTTTTGCAGTTAGTGCTCGTGTAATGTAAAACTATCATGGAATATACGATTAGTCTTTGCTCCTCAATGAAATCATCTGTACTTGTTAACAGGTCAAGAATCCCACAGCTTGCATTGAACACGAAGCCagtacctccaaaattggtgaAGACCAGCTATTTTACTTTCAGCAAAGGGGAATAGACTATGAGAAGCCATGATATCTGGTTTTTGCCAGGCAGTATTCAATGAGCTTCCTGACGAGTTGGGATCTGAGGTGAATCAACTGATTGGCTTGAAGCTTGAAGGAACAGTGGGGTAGATAATTGTAACAGGACATATAAGATTATAAGATGAGTCGAGGAAATTCAATCTTTTTGTCAACGGGTGTTAAATCCGAGCAGTTTGCAAGAGACCTTGTACGTTATAAGATGGCTAAAATGTGCATAAGTATGTACATAAATATTTGATGTACATGTGTATCATCTGTTGCCAGATTGCCCACAATAACTGAGATAGAAGCACTAATAACGTGCACAAAACATACCTACAGAACTTTGCTTGTTGTTTGGCATTAATGTGCTGGTTATGAATTACGTTTTAAGCTCAAGAATGTGTATTAAGTTGCCCATTTTACAGTTCTGTGTTGCTATTACTTATAATTGGTATAGAAAAGCAGAGTGCTTCAGGTTCTTTGGATCAGTCTGGAGTCCGGACTGGGCAGAACTACAGTTTTGGTGTTGGAATTGCATGAATTTTGTGAAATCTACGCAATTTCGACCGAAACTCAGATACCACTTTTAACTTGTAAGTTGGGCACCTCCAATATTTGCACAAAGATGGTGTTCATGTAACCTAAAACAAACATACAGGAAACAAAACACTACTTCAAGTGTCATTTTTCTTGGTTCCAAATTGTAAAACACCCCTAGAAACAGCATTCTGCTTAAACTGAATTTCAGACTTGAAGAATGTCGCCTACTTGCAGTTAGGTATTGGCAAGCAAAGCAGACGTTGCTTTCTGCTGAGAATCAAAGTTGTCTCTCCTTGAATAATGCGAGTTTGCAATAAAATGCTAATAATACTACATCGGTCTACTTGGAAGAACATACATGAACTACATAAAGTCCATCCGTGTTTGCATTCTACTAATGCATCCTCCTCTAGCTTTTGGTTTTAGGTGCAGATCTCTTATGAGACAAAAGCGTAAGCTGATCCACAAACAGCATTGATTTCATTTGCTCCAGTTGTTGCTTTTCTTTCTCCAACTGCAAATCTAATTCCTCGAAACGAACAATCCTATCTTGAATCTCTTTCATCTGCACCTCTGTAATCCCAGCAATTGCTCTCTCCACACCCAGCCCCTCCTTCTCCAGCTCCGAATTCGCATCCACAAAAGCGCCTCCCATTGCATTCAGTCTAGCTTCAGTGTCTCCATTCGACACAGCATCACCCCCACTCACCCCCCGAGGTCCAACACTCATCCTACTTGTTTCATAATCCGCCTCACACAGGGTTGTCACAGCAGCACGAGCAGCAGCTTCTGCAGCCTTTACACCCGCCAAAGCAGACAGAAACGCAGTCTGAGCCATGATCGGGTTGCTGGCATCTGCAAGAGGCGTGAGACGCATCCTCTTACTCTCCCAACCAACCTCATCATCCCCATTCCCCTCCTTCAACGGACTCACACCACTACCATCCAACTTCTCGGAATCCAAATCATCTATCGGTTTATCAGCAAAAGGAAGCTTGAGGAAGTGAGCCACACATTCCTTCTCGCTTCTACCAACATGTTGTGCAACCTTCCCCCAATCATCACCATAATGCATGAGTGCTTCTAGCAAATGCAATGTGTCTCTATCTGCCCAACCATCCCCAGTCTCCTCATTAATCTCAACCCTTCTAAAATCCGAAGAATTCACACCAATCTGATAGTTCCCACGAACATAACATCTTGCACATAGAGTCATATCATACTGAACCAAACAACATTACACTAACACATCAAAATTCAAGTCTTTTTCGCCACGAAAATCGAATTAATCAAATCCAATTACAGCAGTGAAAGAATGAGGGATACCTTTTCGGAAACAAAGCAGGCAATGCTGCAGAGAGACTTGCAGCCATTGCAGGTCCTCTTCTTGTCCTTGTTAGGGGCAGAAGCGTCTTTCGGACCGGGCTTCGGTGACTGAGCGCCGCCGCCGTGCGCGGCGGCGGACTTCGCGTCCTTCTCCTCCCATTTCAGCGACTTGATCGAGGGAGCGTAATTGATCAAACCCCAAGCCTCGAGGAAATTGAAGACCCTGTGAATGGAGCCGACGTCGCCGACTAGGGTTTTGCGGACGTCGGTGAAAGTGAGGCGGCGGCCGGGGTTGGAGCGGTAGTGCTTGATGATGTGGTTGCGGTAGTACTTGTAGAGGTTAGGGTTTTTGGCCGGCGAGCGGGAGTTGAAGAATTCCGGGAGGGATCGGCGCTCGGTTTGGTAGACGCGGTCGAAGGAGAACCAGCTGGAGTAGCTGGGGATGAAGATGGTGTCGGCGTCGGCGTCGGAGGTCGTcggcggcggtggaggaggGCGGGCGGTCGTGGCCGGAATATCGGGCTTGAcggcggaggaggagggagGAGGATTGAGGAGATTGAGAAGCTCTTGGATGGATTTGGTAGTCATTGGGAGATGTGAGAGGTTTAAAAGTGGGATATGGGCTtttctattcttcttctttcttttcttttatcacGAGTTTAGGGCTTGTTTTAATACTTCATTGAAATATTagcgataaaaattaaaaaaatctcTCCGGATTCTCTTGCTAAATCGGGCCTTGAACATGATTATGGTGTTTTTGTATTTGACTCCCCTCCTCCCCAACCTATTATTGCATTTTTTGATGATCTCAGTCTTCTGTTAGACCTCCAactaagctttttttttttttttttttgtgttattGTGTTTGGGTTTTTTTTAAGACCCTCcttgtgacaaaaaaaaattgcttcaTGGCGTTTTTGGGACGTGGAGAAAAGGAGAATATGGTTTTTCCATCCTCCCTGTCATTCTTTTATGGTTTTTCATCAGGCCTAGTCGCCAACTAGGGTTCAATTATTCAtctatttttttgaaaatgggctggtgcggctgccctcaagccttgattaatgaaattgcagaatacaaagGGGAACGTAGAGCCTAAACTCCATATTACAATTATTCATCTATTAATGGTGAAGAAAATTGTAGTCAATTTTTGAtaccttctcaaaaaaaaaaaatcaatttttgatagaaagaaggaaagacaaaaggaaaaaggaaagtGGGCCTTGAAGAGTTGTAGGCCCTGACAGCGGGCCTTTCTTGAAGAAAATTGGGCATTTGCAACTGGCCTGGAAATGCATTGGGCAGGGCTTTGAACAGTTGGGCTTGTTTagtatcctttttttttttttctccttctccGGGGATTgtttccctttcttttttaGGTAAGTTTAGAGCTatgccatttttttttaacaagatTTAAACTTAAATAtcattatttatatatataatttttttttcttatttacgTCTCTTTACTTACAGTAAAACAGTTGCAATTTTTTTATATGAAATCATGGAAGCTTAGCTCACACCAAATGAATAACTACTAATTGTTATATCACTAGCTATAAGAAAAGAATCGTGGAGGGAAAGACGTATGAAATTGAACCAAAACAAACTATCAAACAAAAGCGCCAAAATATTAAACGCAATTATGCAAGCATGGTGTTCTAATATACTCACCATTAATGGACGAAACGTCATCTTTTTCTAATACATACGACAGATATATAAATACACTTACATAATTTTCAGGCTTGAATTATAATAATACTAAAGTTGTCACTGTTGCTCTTGTCAGGCAGATCGAGGCCGGTGGAGGTTAGGGCTCAGGGTTGACTTGAAAATTGTAAAGGCACTGCGAAACCACttgtatatatatttcaaaGCCAATAAGCCATCACACTCTCTTTTGACTCGATATTCAATTTGTTTTTTCAAAAAGATCCTTCATGCCGGTGGAGATTTCTGTCTGTTCTATACATGGCAAGCCTCATGTTTTCTCTCTACCCTATTTGACTTCAAAGGCCATCTCACTAATGGCCGCCGGCATGGCCAGCCAGCCTGCAACTTTTCCCAGCTCCATTGTACTAATTTGACGGTGTGCTTGTTTATATTTGGAAATTATAATTATTTCGAAAATTACTACTTAAGTTGATTATCCGAATAATAGAATGGATATGTAGGTGGATTGACAAGTCAAATTCGATATTGCTCATATATGATCGGAACATTTGATCGTAAAATTTCAAATGTAGGTTAACATGCTATGATGCCGATTTAGTGACATATTAGATCTAACAACAAGTAACATGACATGCAACGGATCATGCATAAAACATACCACCGATTCCGGATGCATACAACCCTAACTTATTTGTTTTGCCTCACGGTTGTGGCTACATTATCTTGACATCATGACGAGTAATTTCTGGATCATCAACTACTCAACTTACATCATCATCACAGAGCGCTTTAGGCCACATCTCTAACAAGATTTCACACCCACATTCATGTACCTATATAAACGCTGATGATTTTGATTAAGCTACACATTTTTCAATGTTGTACTAATACATGTACTAAAGTAAATGCATGAACTACTTAAGCTCTGAACTTCATTCCCAATACCAGTCACAATATATCGTTGCTTTGTGAATTGATCACCTTAATTACCACATGGTTTACGTAGACATATATGTCTTTGCATTTCCCTTTCTTTAATCAACTATTAATTCTGTTCCTCATTGGCATCTGATCCAAACCCTAAGGTCCCGATCTGTTAACCCTTTATATAATTCATTTAATTACATAAACCTAATATCTGGTCATTTGCTAACAGAATACCTAATTATCTGGTGATTATTTCTAGCTACTGCAAATTGTAATCAATGAGAGGAAGTTTTTCTAATGTCATCCTCTCTTATTTGAGAGCaggttttaattaattaattcacAACATGTTGATGATCGATGTAAAAGGCCAGCTCAATGCCTGCAGGTTTTTCCTCCATTATTTAAAATTGTATTAAATTGTCTACTAAAATTAGTAGCGCACATGCTATCCTTCATCACCAAATATGACCCTCCTATATTATACACCACCTCCAATACCAACTCTTCAATCCCCTCTATAAATTCCACTTGACACCATTTGAGCTTACACAATACAcaacacctctctctctctctctctctctctctctctctctctctctctctctctctctctctcaactctcaagCACAGTGCTGCTGGATTTTATTGGAAGGAAATTCAATGGCTGGTGTAAGGAAGCGTACTGGGTACTCGAAGATCGATAAGGAAGACCCGGAAGAGGTCATTCATCGACGAGCGCAGTTCTTGGTCTACAAAGTGATGCAGCAAGCCGACTATCGTAGAAGGCCTTCCAATTTGAAGATTAGAATACGGAAATTGAAGGTTAAGTTCGGGATGAGATTGAAGAAGTTGAGGAAGAGCATGCTGCTAAATATATCTGCAGCGAGAGTTGTCGTTTATAAACAAGTGTTTAGGCAGTTGAAAACTTGCAAGAGCTTGTTTGGCCGCGGAGAGGAGCCATTGCCAGCCTTCAACCTTTGTTCACTTGCACTCTAAATTTGTGTTGTACCTCTTAATTAAActttcttctccatcattttcagAAATATATACCAGCTTGGTTTGGAAATTCTGGTGTTTATAAATTGTTAAATTGTTTCCATAGATAGTATATAGCATAGTTCTTAGAGTACCCTAGTTCTTAATCTGAttttgtttacttttttttatGTATGACCTTTATACTAATGGCTCTATAGGACTCCTTCTTTGCAGTATATATGGATCTATCTAACATGGTTAGATGGAACCCATAACATGGCTGCATTATGTATTGAAGTGCCATACAATATTCATTATCCGTGTGAGGGTTTGCCTGGTTGGAAAGTAATGGGATAGCAGATATGTTCCCAAATTATTCATAGttttttgcca harbors:
- the LOC133731456 gene encoding uncharacterized protein LOC133731456, which translates into the protein MAGVRKRTGYSKIDKEDPEEVIHRRAQFLVYKVMQQADYRRRPSNLKIRIRKLKVKFGMRLKKLRKSMLLNISAARVVVYKQVFRQLKTCKSLFGRGEEPLPAFNLCSLAL
- the LOC133729883 gene encoding SWI/SNF complex subunit SWI3B, whose product is MTTKSIQELLNLLNPPPSSSAVKPDIPATTARPPPPPPTTSDADADTIFIPSYSSWFSFDRVYQTERRSLPEFFNSRSPAKNPNLYKYYRNHIIKHYRSNPGRRLTFTDVRKTLVGDVGSIHRVFNFLEAWGLINYAPSIKSLKWEEKDAKSAAAHGGGAQSPKPGPKDASAPNKDKKRTCNGCKSLCSIACFVSEKYDMTLCARCYVRGNYQIGVNSSDFRRVEINEETGDGWADRDTLHLLEALMHYGDDWGKVAQHVGRSEKECVAHFLKLPFADKPIDDLDSEKLDGSGVSPLKEGNGDDEVGWESKRMRLTPLADASNPIMAQTAFLSALAGVKAAEAAARAAVTTLCEADYETSRMSVGPRGVSGGDAVSNGDTEARLNAMGGAFVDANSELEKEGLGVERAIAGITEVQMKEIQDRIVRFEELDLQLEKEKQQLEQMKSMLFVDQLTLLSHKRSAPKTKS